One region of Syntrophales bacterium genomic DNA includes:
- a CDS encoding SNF2-related protein, whose product MMTTDVIWWKEHHIGNVPRARWFGFFRRPVKLSEYIPQGLSVPSVILSVPQDLSTSDDNSLSSPISLMVPHTLTIPINLISGQTQSGGCVRGSVGLAGILLKESMPGAKLSKPTRSDLALQTSQDMDNNKAEPEIPLSKRLAYLLQPPTEVLLSRSGPLEWPGTLFDYQIEGIKTLLSRDALLLADDMGLGKTIQALGALRILFLQRRIESCLLIVPASLVGQWRKEIHYWAPELRTSTIRGTTAERTWQWVTSAHIYLTSYETLRSDCTDNAQSPPRRRVWDVVILDEAQKIKNRDVEISRKCKLLHRQRAWALTGTPLENREDDLASILEFVTTLKEGETPPRLKPGFELQEKHKSLQLRRKKQDVLPQLPPKMVNQISLTMNRPQREYYERAEKEGIVQLKESGESVRIENILELIMKLKQICNFCPSTGSSVKFDDVLEKLITLVSEGYRALIFSQFTDSTYGANAIASNLKDFNPLLYTGDLSQLRRDMIIKTFKENRDHKILILSLRAGGQGLNLQDASYVFHFDRWWNPAVEHQAEDRAHRLGQTFPVNVYKYVIEDTIEERIEKILKEKQLLFDELVDSVSIDLKSKLSSEELFGLFGLIPPERLKLSKRKSAFKGTYAEMSGVEFEEHVKKLLEQKKWKVETTPLTRDGGIDLIARRNDDIGVETTLYIQCKNHLTPVAVDVIRALNGAMPKDATNTRGVVVCPSGFSIDAINFAKDRGIALWDRHHLFELFR is encoded by the coding sequence TGGTTTTTTTAGGCGGCCTGTTAAGCTTAGCGAGTATATTCCCCAGGGGCTGTCTGTACCATCGGTAATCCTATCTGTTCCTCAGGATTTATCAACATCGGATGACAATTCTTTGTCGTCACCCATTTCATTAATGGTCCCACATACCTTAACTATACCAATTAATCTCATTTCCGGTCAGACACAATCTGGTGGTTGTGTCCGCGGTAGTGTTGGACTCGCCGGTATCCTGTTGAAAGAGAGTATGCCCGGGGCAAAATTGTCAAAGCCGACACGATCAGATCTGGCTCTGCAAACTTCTCAAGATATGGATAATAATAAGGCTGAACCAGAAATCCCTCTTTCCAAACGGTTAGCTTATTTGCTCCAACCACCAACTGAAGTTTTACTATCAAGAAGCGGTCCGTTGGAATGGCCAGGAACCTTGTTCGATTATCAGATAGAAGGAATAAAAACCCTGCTTTCAAGAGATGCCTTGTTGCTTGCAGATGATATGGGACTCGGGAAGACAATTCAGGCGCTAGGTGCCCTGCGAATCCTTTTTCTTCAACGCCGCATCGAGTCTTGTCTACTGATTGTTCCAGCAAGCCTTGTCGGTCAGTGGCGAAAAGAAATCCACTATTGGGCTCCAGAATTACGTACCTCCACCATTCGTGGTACAACGGCAGAACGAACATGGCAATGGGTTACATCTGCCCATATTTACCTTACGAGTTATGAAACCTTACGGTCTGATTGTACCGACAATGCTCAATCACCTCCCCGTCGCCGTGTATGGGATGTTGTTATTCTTGATGAAGCTCAGAAAATTAAAAATCGTGACGTGGAGATCAGTCGTAAATGTAAACTTCTTCATCGACAGCGGGCTTGGGCACTTACGGGCACACCACTTGAAAACCGGGAAGATGATCTCGCTTCTATTCTCGAATTCGTAACGACCCTTAAAGAAGGTGAAACACCGCCGAGGCTCAAACCTGGTTTTGAACTCCAGGAAAAACATAAAAGTTTACAGCTTCGCCGGAAGAAACAAGATGTGCTCCCCCAGCTTCCACCCAAAATGGTCAACCAGATATCTCTAACAATGAATAGGCCGCAGCGTGAATACTATGAGCGTGCTGAAAAAGAAGGTATCGTCCAGCTAAAGGAAAGTGGTGAGTCTGTTAGAATAGAAAACATTCTCGAACTTATTATGAAATTGAAGCAGATATGCAATTTTTGTCCATCTACGGGAAGCTCAGTTAAATTTGATGATGTCCTGGAAAAATTGATTACTCTCGTGTCTGAGGGATATCGGGCCCTAATCTTTTCCCAATTCACGGATTCAACATATGGAGCAAATGCCATAGCATCAAACCTTAAAGACTTTAATCCTCTGCTGTATACCGGCGATCTTTCACAATTGCGTCGAGACATGATCATTAAAACATTCAAAGAGAATCGAGATCATAAGATTCTCATTCTTTCCCTCCGCGCCGGCGGACAAGGGCTAAATTTACAGGATGCTTCATATGTTTTTCATTTTGACCGCTGGTGGAATCCTGCCGTTGAACATCAGGCTGAGGACAGAGCCCATCGTCTCGGCCAAACTTTTCCAGTTAATGTTTATAAATATGTTATCGAAGATACGATTGAGGAACGGATTGAGAAAATTTTAAAGGAAAAGCAATTGCTTTTCGATGAATTGGTTGACAGTGTTTCAATCGATTTAAAGTCAAAACTGTCAAGCGAAGAACTTTTCGGCTTGTTTGGATTAATCCCTCCGGAACGCTTGAAATTATCAAAACGGAAATCGGCATTCAAAGGAACCTATGCAGAAATGAGTGGCGTGGAATTTGAGGAACATGTGAAAAAGCTCTTGGAACAAAAGAAATGGAAAGTGGAAACCACGCCTTTGACGCGCGATGGGGGGATTGACCTCATAGCCCGGCGGAATGACGATATTGGTGTAGAAACAACCCTTTACATTCAATGTAAAAATCATCTAACTCCCGTAGCTGTTGACGTAATTAGAGCCTTAAATGGAGCGATGCCGAAAGATGCTACTAACACAAGAGGCGTTGTAGTTTGTCCGAGCGGCTTTTCGATTGATGCAATAAATTTTGCTAAAGACCGGGGTATTGCACTTTGGGACCGTCATCATCTTTTTGAATTATTCCGATGA